Proteins encoded together in one Nitratireductor basaltis window:
- a CDS encoding dihydrodipicolinate synthase family protein, with amino-acid sequence MLTSVTTDHLSSAVMAVPPLARDAEGNFSDADNAAVIRHLEQGGVSTILYGGNALAHHWPMSRYADWLDRLVAIAAMDTWLLPSVGSDGGKLIDQAEILKEREFPAALLLPLIAPRTREGTLTALRRFHATCGVKLIIYIKTDGYMPAEDIALLHREGVVLGVKYAVPREVGENDPYLQAIIEAIGAKAIISGFGEPPAIPHMLEYGLAGFTAGCVCIAPAMSTAILEALKSGQRARAEELLEPMLPLEKLRGEINEIRVLHEAITLSGLANCGPVLPTSSSVPDEARAAIRAAALQLLKAEEAFRLSRAA; translated from the coding sequence ATGCTGACAAGCGTCACCACAGACCATCTCTCTTCCGCGGTCATGGCCGTCCCGCCACTGGCGCGCGACGCTGAAGGGAATTTCAGCGATGCCGACAACGCTGCCGTCATCCGTCATCTTGAGCAGGGTGGGGTCAGCACCATCCTCTATGGCGGCAATGCACTGGCGCATCATTGGCCGATGTCACGTTATGCGGACTGGCTGGACCGGCTTGTCGCAATTGCTGCCATGGATACCTGGCTTCTCCCCTCGGTCGGTTCCGACGGTGGCAAGCTGATTGACCAGGCCGAGATCCTGAAGGAGCGAGAATTTCCTGCCGCGCTCCTTTTGCCGCTCATAGCGCCCCGGACCCGCGAAGGCACGCTGACGGCGCTGCGCCGTTTTCACGCAACCTGTGGCGTCAAGCTCATCATCTATATCAAGACCGACGGCTACATGCCCGCGGAAGACATCGCTCTCCTGCATCGCGAAGGCGTCGTGCTGGGTGTCAAATACGCGGTGCCACGCGAAGTCGGTGAGAACGACCCCTATCTGCAGGCCATCATTGAGGCCATCGGCGCGAAGGCGATCATTTCCGGTTTCGGTGAGCCTCCGGCAATTCCGCATATGCTCGAATATGGTCTGGCCGGGTTCACCGCAGGCTGCGTGTGCATCGCGCCCGCCATGTCCACGGCGATTCTCGAAGCTCTCAAATCCGGGCAACGTGCCCGCGCCGAAGAACTGCTTGAACCGATGCTGCCGCTTGAAAAACTGCGCGGCGAGATCAATGAAATCCGCGTTCTGCATGAGGCCATCACGCTTTCGGGCTTGGCCAATTGCGGGCCTGTTCTGCCAACGTCATCATCCGTTCCCGACGAGGCAAGAGCAGCCATCCGCGCCGCGGCGCTTCAGCTTCTCAAAGCCGAAGAGGCGTTCCGCCTTTCGCGTGCCGCTTGA
- a CDS encoding Gfo/Idh/MocA family protein, which yields MPNTIRVAVSGAGAISEFHLKGWQAQDDVELVAISDPDLDRARARAAEFSIPQVFDDTEKMLDEVKPDAVDIITPVGTHATLVRMAADRSIHVKCQKPMTPTVAEAEELIGAVGDKVRFMVHENYRFRPHYAEVAQRVSNNEVGKVMAARLTVRSSSLNDYPGKTPFLLGRQPYLANFKRLLVFEILIHHLDALRSILGELEVVSAHLGQVNKALSGEDMALVTLRTIDGALVLIDANVSALGYPPLPTDRLEIMGDADTLVLDREKLFLMSREEPVTVHDLKANYQACFTGAVSAFVEGLRSGKTFPTDRMDNLKTLRLMEDIYRAAGVDI from the coding sequence TTGCCAAACACGATCCGCGTAGCAGTATCCGGCGCTGGAGCGATCAGCGAGTTCCATCTCAAGGGTTGGCAGGCACAGGACGATGTCGAGCTGGTTGCCATATCCGACCCGGATCTGGACCGCGCGCGCGCCCGTGCGGCAGAGTTTTCCATACCGCAGGTCTTCGACGACACGGAGAAGATGCTGGATGAGGTCAAGCCCGACGCAGTCGACATCATCACGCCGGTGGGCACCCATGCCACGCTTGTCAGGATGGCTGCGGATCGCTCGATCCATGTGAAGTGCCAGAAGCCGATGACGCCGACCGTTGCCGAAGCCGAAGAACTGATCGGTGCGGTGGGCGACAAGGTGCGCTTCATGGTGCATGAAAACTACCGTTTCCGGCCGCACTACGCGGAAGTCGCGCAACGGGTGAGCAACAACGAGGTGGGCAAGGTGATGGCCGCTCGACTGACGGTCCGCTCTTCCTCGCTCAACGATTATCCCGGCAAGACGCCCTTCCTGCTTGGCCGCCAGCCCTATCTGGCCAATTTCAAGCGGCTTCTGGTTTTCGAGATTCTCATTCATCACCTGGATGCGCTGCGCTCCATACTGGGTGAGCTGGAAGTGGTTTCAGCCCATCTCGGACAGGTCAACAAGGCGCTGAGCGGCGAGGACATGGCGCTTGTAACCTTGCGCACGATCGATGGCGCGCTTGTTCTGATCGATGCGAATGTCTCCGCACTCGGCTACCCGCCTCTCCCCACCGACCGGCTGGAAATCATGGGCGACGCGGATACGCTCGTGCTCGACCGAGAGAAGCTTTTCCTCATGTCGCGGGAAGAACCCGTGACGGTTCACGACCTGAAAGCCAATTATCAGGCCTGTTTCACCGGGGCCGTCTCGGCTTTCGTTGAAGGACTGCGAAGCGGAAAGACCTTTCCGACCGACCGAATGGACAATCTGAAGACTTTGCGCTTGATGGAAGATATCTATCGTGCCGCCGGGGTGGATATCTGA
- a CDS encoding FadR/GntR family transcriptional regulator produces the protein MSADEDRREPSLADQVYDRLVREILDGVHPVNSRLPSESVLSQSFGVSRPILRAALSRLNDDGLVGSRRGSGHYVIRRPDRSVVDFIPLASITDIQRCYEFRIDIESAAAAWAAQRRDQSDIDRLEEGHKRMAEAYAAKALGVDIDHEFHRNIARATKNAFYISVLESLSSQIQFAMRLSRSLTLQAAPARNELVQSEHRALLDAIIAQDADAAREAMRKHLTGARNRMFDGGDSTDD, from the coding sequence TTGAGCGCGGATGAAGACAGACGAGAACCATCCCTGGCCGATCAGGTCTATGACCGGCTCGTGCGGGAAATCCTGGATGGCGTGCATCCGGTCAATTCGCGCCTGCCCTCCGAGAGCGTTCTGTCCCAGTCCTTCGGAGTGTCGCGCCCCATCCTTCGCGCTGCCCTCAGCCGCTTGAATGATGACGGGCTTGTGGGCTCGCGGCGAGGGTCCGGTCACTATGTGATCCGCCGCCCGGACCGCTCGGTGGTCGACTTCATTCCGCTTGCCTCGATCACCGACATCCAGCGCTGCTATGAATTCCGCATCGATATTGAAAGTGCAGCGGCTGCATGGGCTGCCCAAAGGCGCGACCAGTCGGACATCGACCGGCTTGAAGAAGGCCACAAGCGTATGGCGGAAGCCTATGCGGCCAAGGCGCTCGGTGTCGATATCGATCATGAATTCCACCGCAACATCGCCCGCGCCACCAAGAACGCGTTCTATATTTCGGTGCTCGAATCGTTGTCCTCGCAGATCCAGTTTGCCATGCGGCTGTCGCGCAGCCTGACCTTGCAGGCGGCACCGGCGCGAAACGAGCTGGTCCAATCGGAACACAGGGCGCTTCTGGATGCCATCATCGCACAGGATGCGGATGCCGCGCGTGAAGCCATGCGCAAGCACCTCACCGGTGCGCGCAACCGCATGTTTGACGGCGGGGACAGCACCGATGACTGA
- a CDS encoding ABC transporter ATP-binding protein, with amino-acid sequence MTLLSVRNIASFYGASQALFDVSLEAREGEVVALMGRNGMGKTTTIRAICRLTPPQAGEIHFAGRKTDRMRPHQIARLGVGLVPEGRRCFPNLTVEENIKAAARSGRWTLQAVNTLFPRLADRRNQLAATLSGGEQQMLAIARALATNPKLIILDEATEGLAPVIRQDIWAAVKTLKGEGQSILIVDKTLSELLPVADHCVVLEKGRSVWTGSPDALDADVQERYLGV; translated from the coding sequence ATGACGCTTCTCTCGGTGCGCAACATAGCCAGCTTCTATGGCGCCTCGCAGGCGCTTTTCGATGTCAGTCTCGAGGCGCGCGAAGGTGAGGTCGTGGCGCTGATGGGGCGCAACGGAATGGGCAAGACCACCACCATCCGCGCCATCTGCCGGCTGACACCGCCACAGGCGGGCGAGATTCATTTTGCCGGCAGGAAAACGGATCGAATGCGCCCTCACCAGATTGCGCGGCTCGGCGTCGGTCTGGTGCCCGAAGGACGTCGCTGCTTTCCCAATCTCACCGTGGAAGAAAACATCAAGGCCGCTGCACGATCCGGCCGCTGGACATTGCAGGCGGTCAACACGCTCTTCCCCCGCCTTGCCGACCGCCGCAACCAGTTGGCTGCCACCCTGTCGGGCGGCGAGCAGCAGATGCTGGCCATCGCGCGCGCTCTTGCGACCAATCCCAAGCTCATCATCCTCGACGAAGCGACAGAGGGCCTCGCCCCCGTGATCCGGCAGGATATCTGGGCGGCCGTGAAAACGCTGAAGGGTGAGGGGCAATCGATCCTGATCGTCGACAAGACACTCAGCGAGCTTCTGCCGGTCGCGGACCACTGCGTGGTTCTGGAAAAGGGGCGCAGCGTCTGGACGGGCAGCCCGGATGCGCTCGATGCGGATGTGCAGGAGCGCTATCTGGGGGTCTGA
- a CDS encoding ABC transporter ATP-binding protein — MAEPILKLEKLNKSFGALKASDDVSLDLREGEIHALIGPNGAGKSTLINQITGAMSPDSGRIHFAGEDVSDLGMAARARLGMGRTFQVSSLAGEFSALRNVMLAVQSRQGSSFRFFKPVMSDRSLVDPAMDALARVGLEDRVDVPAAELSHGERRQLEIAIALALGARAFLLDEPMAGMGPEGSKALTRFLDGLRQEAPILLVEHDMDAVFALADRVSVLVYGRIIASGTVEDIRRNAAVREAYLGEGT, encoded by the coding sequence ATGGCTGAGCCGATCCTCAAGCTTGAAAAGCTCAACAAGAGCTTTGGCGCGCTCAAGGCCAGCGATGATGTGAGCCTTGACCTGCGTGAAGGCGAGATCCACGCGCTGATCGGGCCCAATGGCGCAGGCAAGTCCACGCTCATCAATCAGATCACCGGGGCAATGTCGCCCGACAGCGGGCGCATTCACTTTGCCGGCGAAGATGTGAGCGATCTGGGCATGGCCGCCCGTGCGCGGCTTGGCATGGGGCGCACATTCCAGGTCTCGTCACTTGCGGGTGAGTTCTCCGCCTTGCGCAATGTGATGCTCGCCGTGCAGTCGCGGCAGGGATCGAGCTTCCGCTTCTTCAAGCCCGTCATGTCCGACCGCAGCCTTGTCGATCCGGCAATGGATGCGCTTGCACGCGTGGGGCTTGAAGATCGTGTAGATGTGCCGGCCGCCGAACTGTCCCACGGCGAACGGCGCCAGCTTGAGATCGCCATCGCTCTTGCACTTGGTGCGAGGGCCTTTCTGCTGGACGAGCCCATGGCAGGCATGGGGCCCGAGGGCAGCAAGGCGCTGACGCGCTTTCTCGACGGATTGAGGCAGGAAGCGCCGATTCTGCTTGTCGAGCATGACATGGATGCCGTCTTCGCTCTTGCCGACCGCGTATCGGTGCTGGTCTATGGCCGCATCATCGCGAGCGGGACCGTCGAGGATATCCGCCGCAATGCCGCCGTGCGTGAAGCCTATCTGGGGGAGGGCACATGA
- a CDS encoding branched-chain amino acid ABC transporter permease → MARNLITRENLITVLLLGALLAGPLVAVALDETFYVTLATRIAILALAATGLNLALGLGGLVSFGHAAFLGIGGYAAGILATHAFNGEPLILGLSGTKNMLIIWLVGAVSAGIVAAATGLIALRTSGVYFIMITLAFAQMIYYFAISWPAYGGEDGLSIFVRNGFPGVNTLQPLSFFLLCFAVLVIGLIFFAVLKNSRFGAALQAGRQNETRLAAVGIAPFRIRLAAFIISAMMTAVAGALFADLNRFVSPSMLSWHMSGELIVLVILGGTGRLAGPLAGACVYVMFEFLLGGMTEHWQLFLGLVLLAVVLFARGGVIGLLAGRARHG, encoded by the coding sequence ATGGCGCGAAACCTCATCACCCGCGAAAACCTGATAACGGTCCTTCTGCTGGGCGCACTTCTTGCCGGTCCGTTGGTGGCGGTCGCGCTCGATGAAACCTTCTATGTGACGCTTGCAACGCGGATCGCCATTCTTGCGCTCGCCGCTACGGGGCTCAATCTGGCGCTCGGCCTTGGAGGACTGGTCTCCTTCGGACATGCCGCATTCCTTGGCATTGGCGGTTATGCGGCGGGCATTCTTGCCACACACGCTTTCAATGGCGAGCCACTCATTCTCGGGCTTTCGGGCACGAAAAACATGCTGATCATCTGGCTGGTCGGGGCCGTCTCGGCGGGAATAGTCGCAGCCGCAACAGGCCTGATCGCGCTGCGCACATCGGGCGTCTATTTCATCATGATCACGCTCGCTTTTGCGCAGATGATCTACTATTTCGCCATCTCCTGGCCTGCCTATGGCGGCGAGGATGGTCTGTCGATCTTCGTGCGCAACGGCTTTCCCGGCGTGAACACGCTGCAGCCGCTGAGCTTCTTTCTACTTTGTTTCGCCGTGCTCGTGATTGGCCTTATCTTCTTCGCGGTTCTGAAGAATTCGCGTTTCGGTGCTGCGTTGCAGGCGGGACGGCAGAACGAGACGCGGCTTGCAGCGGTCGGCATCGCGCCCTTCCGCATCCGGCTTGCGGCATTCATTATCTCGGCCATGATGACGGCGGTCGCCGGAGCGCTGTTTGCCGATCTCAATCGCTTCGTGAGCCCGTCCATGCTGTCCTGGCACATGTCGGGCGAACTGATCGTGCTTGTCATTCTGGGTGGCACGGGAAGGCTCGCCGGGCCGCTTGCGGGCGCCTGCGTCTATGTGATGTTCGAGTTCCTGCTTGGGGGCATGACCGAACATTGGCAACTCTTCCTGGGCCTTGTCCTGCTCGCTGTTGTGCTGTTCGCGCGGGGGGGCGTGATCGGCCTTCTGGCGGGGAGGGCGCGTCATGGCTGA
- a CDS encoding branched-chain amino acid ABC transporter permease, whose amino-acid sequence MSLTLLIEQILNGLQFGVMLFLMAAGLTLIFGVMGLINLAHGSLFMVGAFACASVAAWTGSFWIGLAASLAAAAAAGAVIELLVIRRLYDRDHLDQVLATFALILIFSEGTRWLFGSFPLYLDIPPLLSGAVSLPGGSSYPIYRLAVIGVGIAVAVGLSLLISRTRLGMRIRAGESDREMIAALGVDITTLYTLVFALGAALAGLAGAMVGALQSVQVGMGEPVLILAFVVIVIGGIGSIRGALFGSILVGLTETLGRVLLPHGLGLFMEPSAAASIGAAIASMLIYILMALILAFRPQGLFAANG is encoded by the coding sequence GTGTCCCTGACCCTTCTCATAGAGCAGATACTGAACGGGCTTCAGTTCGGCGTTATGCTGTTCCTGATGGCCGCCGGGCTGACACTGATTTTCGGGGTCATGGGGCTCATCAATCTGGCCCATGGGTCGCTGTTCATGGTGGGGGCTTTTGCCTGTGCTTCCGTGGCGGCGTGGACCGGTTCCTTCTGGATCGGGCTTGCGGCAAGCCTTGCGGCTGCAGCGGCTGCAGGTGCTGTGATCGAGCTTCTGGTCATCCGCCGGCTCTATGACCGCGACCATCTCGACCAGGTGCTTGCGACCTTTGCACTGATCCTCATCTTCTCCGAAGGCACGCGCTGGCTGTTCGGCTCATTCCCGCTCTATCTCGACATACCGCCGCTTCTGTCGGGTGCGGTGAGCCTGCCTGGCGGCTCGTCCTATCCGATCTATCGTCTGGCCGTGATCGGGGTAGGGATTGCCGTCGCTGTCGGCCTGTCACTGCTGATATCCCGCACGCGCCTTGGCATGCGCATTCGCGCCGGCGAATCCGACCGGGAGATGATTGCCGCACTCGGCGTCGACATCACCACGCTCTACACGCTTGTCTTCGCGCTCGGGGCGGCATTGGCAGGTCTTGCCGGTGCCATGGTGGGGGCGCTGCAATCGGTGCAGGTGGGTATGGGCGAGCCGGTCCTTATCCTGGCCTTCGTCGTGATCGTCATCGGCGGTATCGGCTCCATCCGCGGCGCGCTTTTCGGTTCCATTCTCGTCGGGCTGACGGAGACGCTTGGCAGGGTCTTGCTGCCGCACGGACTGGGCCTCTTCATGGAGCCATCCGCTGCCGCATCCATCGGTGCAGCTATCGCTTCCATGCTGATCTATATCCTCATGGCACTGATTCTTGCCTTCAGGCCGCAGGGCCTTTTCGCGGCAAATGGGTGA
- a CDS encoding ABC transporter substrate-binding protein, producing MKKALAASLLALTFAMGGVAQAEPVKIGMITTLSGGGASLGVDARDGFMLAIEKAGNDEIEVVIEDDGQKPELAVQIADKMVQSDKVDLMTGIIWSNLAMAVVPSVTAQDVIYISPNAGPSALAGANCHPNYFNVAYQNDNFHEAMGEAANKDFKKTFIMAPNYPAGKDSLTGFKRYYKGELAGEIYTKLGQTDYAAEIAQIRASGADSVFIFLPGGMGVAFTKQFAQSGVDLPLMGPAFSFSQDILPAIGEAALGVKNSASWAPDLDNEANKAFVEAFRAKYDRLPSVYAAQGYDAANLILSAAEKADVADREAFRAALKEADFQSVRGKFKFNTNNHPIQDFYVREVVEKDGELTNTIVSTAFTDHGDAYAAECKM from the coding sequence ATGAAGAAGGCACTCGCAGCCAGCCTGCTGGCACTGACATTTGCAATGGGCGGCGTGGCGCAGGCCGAGCCGGTGAAGATCGGCATGATCACGACCCTGTCGGGCGGCGGAGCGAGCCTTGGCGTCGATGCGCGCGACGGCTTCATGCTGGCAATCGAAAAGGCCGGCAATGACGAGATCGAGGTGGTCATCGAGGATGACGGCCAGAAGCCCGAGCTTGCCGTGCAGATCGCCGACAAGATGGTTCAGAGCGACAAGGTCGATCTGATGACCGGCATCATCTGGTCGAACCTCGCAATGGCCGTCGTGCCGTCAGTCACCGCGCAGGACGTGATCTACATTTCCCCCAATGCAGGGCCTTCGGCCCTTGCCGGTGCGAACTGCCACCCGAACTATTTCAACGTCGCCTATCAGAACGACAATTTCCACGAGGCGATGGGTGAGGCGGCAAACAAGGACTTCAAGAAGACCTTCATCATGGCGCCCAACTATCCGGCGGGCAAGGATTCGCTCACCGGTTTCAAGCGCTACTACAAGGGTGAGCTCGCAGGCGAGATCTACACCAAGCTCGGTCAGACGGATTATGCAGCCGAGATTGCGCAGATCCGTGCATCAGGCGCGGATTCGGTCTTCATCTTCCTGCCCGGCGGCATGGGCGTGGCCTTCACCAAGCAGTTCGCGCAGTCGGGTGTGGACCTTCCGCTCATGGGCCCTGCATTCTCGTTCAGCCAGGACATTCTTCCTGCAATCGGTGAAGCTGCGCTTGGGGTGAAGAACTCCGCCTCCTGGGCGCCGGATCTCGACAATGAAGCCAACAAGGCCTTCGTGGAAGCATTCCGCGCGAAATATGATCGCCTTCCTTCCGTCTATGCGGCTCAAGGCTATGACGCCGCAAATCTGATCCTGTCGGCCGCGGAAAAGGCGGATGTCGCGGATCGCGAAGCCTTCCGCGCGGCACTTAAGGAAGCGGACTTCCAGTCGGTGCGCGGCAAGTTCAAATTCAACACCAACAATCACCCGATCCAGGATTTCTATGTGCGCGAGGTCGTGGAAAAGGATGGTGAGCTGACCAACACCATCGTCTCCACCGCCTTCACCGATCATGGCGATGCCTACGCTGCCGAGTGCAAGATGTAA
- a CDS encoding alpha/beta hydrolase has product MFYREITDWDDAYANPPNIPRSERWPGEWLEAAEAYRQEMLDEGRVQLDQVYGPAERNRFDLFSPKTRPRGLVVFIHGGYWRRFDKSYWSHLARGANERGYAVAIPSYTLCPQIRIGGIVDEMARALAHLSELVEGPIHLAGHSAGGHLATRLIASPSPLPENVRMRIAHVLSISGVHDLRPLMSLELNGELRIDAQEAAAHSPALLAPLPRQKLTCWVGAAEREEFVRQNALLANIWTGLGTRTAIVEEPDRHHFDVVDGLAVCDSVMVDCLLAP; this is encoded by the coding sequence ATGTTCTACCGCGAGATTACCGATTGGGATGACGCCTATGCCAATCCGCCCAACATTCCCCGTTCCGAGAGGTGGCCGGGGGAATGGCTGGAGGCGGCGGAAGCCTATCGGCAGGAGATGCTCGACGAGGGGCGCGTCCAGCTTGATCAGGTCTATGGTCCGGCAGAGCGCAATCGCTTCGATCTCTTCTCGCCCAAGACCCGGCCCCGCGGACTGGTTGTCTTCATCCATGGCGGCTATTGGCGCCGCTTCGACAAGAGCTACTGGTCGCATCTGGCCAGGGGCGCAAATGAACGCGGTTACGCGGTTGCCATCCCCTCCTATACGCTGTGTCCGCAAATCCGCATCGGCGGCATTGTCGACGAGATGGCCCGCGCCCTGGCGCATCTGAGCGAGTTGGTGGAAGGTCCCATCCATCTTGCCGGACATTCAGCCGGCGGACACCTGGCAACCCGACTGATCGCCTCGCCGTCCCCGCTGCCGGAAAATGTCCGGATGCGGATTGCGCATGTGCTTTCCATCTCGGGCGTTCACGACCTCAGGCCGCTCATGTCGCTTGAGCTGAATGGCGAATTGCGCATCGATGCGCAGGAAGCCGCCGCGCATTCCCCGGCATTGCTTGCGCCCCTCCCTCGGCAGAAACTCACCTGCTGGGTTGGTGCCGCAGAGCGCGAGGAATTTGTCCGGCAGAATGCGCTGCTCGCCAATATCTGGACCGGTCTGGGAACGCGCACGGCGATTGTCGAGGAGCCGGACCGGCATCATTTCGATGTGGTGGATGGATTGGCAGTGTGCGACAGCGTTATGGTGGACTGCCTTCTTGCACCTTGA
- the repA gene encoding plasmid partitioning protein RepA, whose translation MLDSATQTAEASAADERIAADAALLSDQLRVLRERLFAPAESKVLRTFSSGEAAKLIGVSDGYLRQLSIAGEGPQPETGAGGRRYYSLQDINALRQHLANQALAKGNIAKARSYVKWRDPEHEHLQVIAVTNFKGGSGKTTTSTHLAQHLALEGYRVLAVDLDPQASMSALLGYQPEVDLTGNDTLYGAIRYDEERRPLSEIIRKTYFDGLDFVPGNLELHEFEHTTPRMLATRQDDTEGFFFARIQTALQSVADDYDIVVIDCPPQLGFLTLSALCAATSVIVTVHPQMLDVASMSQFLYMTADLLSVVRSAGGTLNFDFLRYLITRYEPNDGPQTQIVGFLRSQFGERVLTAPMVKSTAISDAGLTKQTLYEVGRDNFTRSTYDRAMEALTAVNQEIEQLVREAWGRGE comes from the coding sequence ATGTTGGACAGCGCAACCCAGACGGCAGAAGCCAGTGCAGCAGACGAGCGCATTGCTGCCGATGCCGCCCTTCTTTCCGACCAGCTGCGCGTGCTGCGCGAGCGGCTCTTTGCGCCCGCAGAAAGCAAGGTCCTGCGCACCTTCTCCTCCGGCGAGGCCGCCAAGCTTATCGGTGTTTCCGATGGTTATCTGCGCCAGCTTTCAATCGCCGGCGAAGGTCCGCAGCCCGAAACGGGCGCAGGAGGCCGGCGCTACTATTCCCTTCAGGACATCAATGCGCTGCGCCAGCACCTTGCCAATCAGGCGCTGGCCAAGGGCAATATTGCCAAGGCCCGCTCCTATGTGAAATGGCGCGACCCGGAGCATGAGCATCTGCAGGTCATTGCCGTCACCAATTTCAAGGGTGGCTCCGGCAAGACAACAACCAGCACCCACCTCGCCCAGCATCTGGCGCTTGAGGGTTACCGGGTTCTGGCGGTCGATCTCGATCCGCAGGCCTCCATGTCGGCCCTGCTCGGCTACCAGCCGGAAGTGGATCTGACCGGCAATGACACGCTTTATGGCGCGATCCGCTATGACGAGGAGCGCCGCCCGCTCTCCGAGATCATCCGCAAGACCTATTTCGACGGGCTGGACTTCGTGCCGGGCAATCTGGAGCTTCACGAATTTGAGCACACGACGCCGCGCATGCTGGCGACCCGGCAGGATGACACGGAAGGCTTCTTCTTCGCCCGTATCCAGACCGCACTCCAGTCGGTGGCCGATGATTACGACATTGTCGTCATCGACTGTCCGCCGCAGCTCGGCTTTCTGACGCTCTCGGCCCTTTGCGCGGCGACCTCGGTCATCGTGACCGTTCATCCGCAGATGCTCGATGTCGCATCGATGAGCCAGTTTCTCTATATGACCGCCGACCTTCTGTCCGTGGTGCGCTCAGCAGGCGGCACGCTCAATTTCGATTTCCTGCGCTATCTCATCACGCGCTACGAGCCGAATGACGGGCCGCAAACGCAGATCGTCGGCTTCCTGCGCTCCCAGTTCGGCGAGCGGGTTCTGACCGCGCCAATGGTTAAGTCGACCGCCATATCAGACGCGGGTTTGACCAAGCAGACGCTCTACGAGGTGGGCCGGGACAATTTCACCCGCTCGACCTATGACCGCGCGATGGAAGCGTTGACAGCTGTCAACCAGGAGATCGAGCAGCTTGTCCGCGAAGCCTGGGGACGGGGGGAATAG
- the repB gene encoding plasmid partitioning protein RepB, with protein MSKRKDHLKALFGSGPLPGEAPSPARAPETKSMPQDKADHAPAAKSAAPSAPAPGRTSSGAIKAMGLSLNSVNQELQEARALKESLARGEQVVEIDPARIDPSLVRDRLSHEDQGDEAFNALVESMRESGQQVPVLLRPHPTAQGRYQVAYGHRRVRACMRLERPVRAIVRELSDDELVLAQGKENTERRNLSFIEKAFFAHGLIAHGFDRGIVQNALSLHKAEMTRLLAVAGAVPADIARAIGPAPKAGRPRWLSLAEKLKSEAALEAAERIITSEAFQAAGSDERFKLLFAQLSKKPPQPRHGRPRDVTDGKGKVIARYIPGPKPRLEINEEAEPGFAEFLLKRMPGLIAQAQQAKRERR; from the coding sequence ATGAGCAAGCGCAAGGACCATCTGAAAGCCTTGTTCGGCAGCGGCCCGCTTCCCGGTGAAGCCCCCTCGCCTGCCCGTGCGCCCGAAACCAAGTCGATGCCGCAGGACAAGGCGGATCATGCGCCGGCTGCAAAATCGGCGGCACCTTCTGCTCCCGCACCCGGCCGCACCTCATCGGGTGCCATCAAGGCCATGGGCCTGTCGCTCAACTCGGTCAATCAGGAACTGCAGGAAGCCCGCGCCTTGAAGGAAAGCCTGGCGCGCGGTGAGCAGGTGGTGGAGATTGATCCGGCTAGGATCGATCCTTCACTGGTCCGCGACCGCCTCTCCCATGAGGATCAGGGCGACGAGGCTTTCAATGCCTTGGTCGAGAGTATGCGCGAGAGCGGGCAACAGGTGCCGGTTCTCCTGCGCCCTCACCCGACCGCGCAAGGCCGTTACCAGGTGGCTTACGGCCATCGCCGCGTACGCGCCTGCATGCGGCTGGAGCGGCCCGTGCGGGCCATTGTCCGCGAGCTTTCCGACGACGAACTCGTCTTGGCGCAGGGCAAGGAGAATACCGAGCGACGCAATCTCTCCTTCATCGAGAAGGCGTTTTTTGCTCATGGGCTGATTGCGCATGGTTTCGACCGCGGCATCGTCCAGAATGCGTTGTCGCTTCACAAGGCTGAGATGACGCGCCTTCTGGCCGTGGCCGGTGCTGTTCCCGCGGATATAGCCCGCGCCATCGGGCCAGCGCCGAAAGCGGGTCGTCCACGCTGGTTAAGCCTTGCAGAGAAGCTGAAAAGCGAAGCTGCACTTGAAGCGGCAGAACGGATCATTACGAGCGAAGCCTTTCAGGCGGCAGGCTCGGACGAGCGTTTCAAGCTGCTCTTCGCACAACTGTCCAAGAAACCGCCGCAGCCGCGTCATGGACGGCCGCGCGACGTTACAGACGGGAAGGGCAAAGTGATTGCCCGCTACATTCCCGGCCCCAAACCGCGGCTTGAGATCAATGAAGAAGCCGAACCCGGCTTTGCGGAATTTCTGCTGAAGCGCATGCCCGGGCTGATCGCCCAAGCGCAGCAGGCAAAGCGGGAACGCAGATGA